The genomic stretch CGGTCAGCGGCTGTACGCCTCCAACAGCCGCAGCCACACCTCGCTGACCGTGGGGAACGACGGAACCGCGTGCCACAGCCGGTCCAGCGGAACCTCGCCGACGACCGCGATCGTCGCGGCGTGCAGCAGTTCTGCGACATCCGGACCCACGAGCGTGAAGCCGACGATCACTTTCCTGTCCTCGTCGACGACCATGCGGGCGTGCCCCCGGTATCCGTCGGCATGCAGGGCGGATCCGGCCACCGCGCCCAGGTTGTAATCGACCACGCGGATCCGTATCCCGGCGGCCTCGGCCGCGGCAGCGGTCAGCCCTACCGACGCGATCTCCGGTTCGGTGAAGACCACCTGGGGCACCGCGCGCTCGTCGGCCGTGGCCACGTGCCGGCCCCAGCGGCCGTCCTCGACCTCTTCGCCCTTCGCCCGCGCCACGATGACGTCGCCGACCGCGCGGGCCTGGTATTTGCCCTGGTGGGTCAGCAGCACTCGCCGGTTGACGTCACCGGCGGCGTACAGCCATCCGTCACCGATCGGCGTTCCGTCCTCCCCGACCACGCGCAGCGTGTCGTCCACCGTGAGCCAGGCGCCCGGCGCCAGGCCGACTACGCCGAGACCGATGTCCTGGGTGTTCGGTGTCCGGCCGATCGCCACCAGAACCTCGTCGGCCTCGACCTGCTCGTCGTCGGTCATCGTGATGTGCACTGTTCCGGCCTGGTCGCGGTGCACCGATGCGGCTTCCGCGCCGGGGCGTACCGACACGCCGGCGTCCCGCAACGACTCGGTGACCCGCTCGCCGGCGAACGGCTCGGCCTGCGGCAGCACACCGTCACGGGCCAGCATCGTCACCGAGGACCCCAGGGCGGCGAAGGCGGTGGCCATCTCCGACGCCACCACGCCACCACCGATGATCGGGAGCCGGCGGGGGACTGCGCTTGCGGCGGCCGCCTCCCGGCTGGTCCACGGCGCGGCGTCGCGCAAACCGGGAACGTCCGGCAGCAGCGCGCCGCTTCCGGTCGCGATGACCACCGCATGCCGGGCCGTCAAGGGGATCGGACGCCGTCGTCGCCGGTCACCTCGACCACGTTGGCGGACACGATCCGGCCCTGACCACGGTGCAGAGTGATTCCGGCCGAATCGAGCCAGCCGACCTGACCGTCATCCTTCCAATGCGAGGCGAAGGAATCCCGGCGGTCCAGCACCGCGGCCGCGTCGAGACCGTCGGTCACCGCCTCGCGCGCTCCCGGCATCTGACGCGCCGCCCGCAACGCCGCCGCGCTGCGCAGCAATGCCTTGGTCGGCGTGCAGGCCCAGTAGGAGCATTCCCCACCGACGAGCTCGCGCTCGACGACAGCGGCGCTCAGTTCCACCCCGCACCACCCGGTCGGCGACCTTCTCCCCGACCGGGCCAGCCCCGATGACGACGACGTCGTAAGTGTTGTCGTAAGTGCTGCCGTCCATGTCAGTTTCCCTTCGCGGCGCGGCCGAGGCGGATGGCCGAGATGAGGAAGAAGATGCCGCCGGTGATGGCGTAGCCGGCCGCGTTGATCAGCGTCGGGCTGTCCGCGGAGGCACCGAGGATGAACGACGCGCCGGCGAGTACGGAGATGCCGCCGCTGATGATCATCGGCCACTGGCCGCCCATCTTGCGGCGGGTGACCCCCACGATCAGCTGGAGCAGCCCGGCCACGACCGCCCAAGCGCCCCACACGCGCAGCACCGCCGGGATACCGGACGTGCAGGCGATGGCCACGCCGATGGCGGTGATCAGGCTGACCGCGATGTTCACGTACAGCAGGGCAGGTGATCCGGTGGTGCGCGAGGCGCGGGCGTCGATGATGGCGGCGGTCACGTCGAACAGCGGGTAGAGCACGAGCAGAGTGACCGCGAGCGGACCCAGGTTCGCGGCGGTCGTGAACATCACGAGGGCCCAGACGATGGCGAACGCGAACCGGACGAAGTACAGCCGCCGCAGCGCGGACGCGGTCCCGGAGATGCCGGGCCAAGCAGCGATGGAGCTCACGGTGATCCTTTCAGAGTTTGAGTGACGAGGAGACTGCCTTGCTCGTTCCGGAAAGGCACTCCCGGCGCACGGGCGCTGCTGACTGCCATGGTCGCGGCGGATGCTCGATCGGAATCCGGGCCGGCTTCACGAAGGACGGAAGGTCCGAGGTCTTCCGTGCCGCGGACGCCGGACCCGCCGCCGACAGGCCGACCGCGACGACCACGGCCGTACCGATGGACAGCGCGGCGGTGCGTACGTAAAGACGACGAGCCACTGGAACAACTCTCTCGCAAGACAGAACGTTCTATCTCGCATAGCCTGCAATCTACAGTGCAAACTGTCAAGACCGAACGTTCTACCTACTAGGATGGTCTTATGCGCAGCGAATCCGAAGGCCGGCCGTCCGAAGCGCGGTCCCGGCTGCTCAACACGGCCACCCGGCTCTTCTACACGGAGGGCATCCACGCCGTCGGCATCGATCGCATCGTCGCCGAAGCGCAGGTGACGCGGGCCACCCTCTACCGGCACTTCCCCGGCAAGGAAGACCTCGTCCTCGCCTACCTGAACGAGGTCGACCGAGCCATGCGGGGTCAGGCGGACGAGGCCGTTGCCGCCGGACTACCGGCCGCCGACACCATCCTCGCCCTCAGCAAGTCCATCGCCCAAAGCATCCAGTCCCCCGGCTTCCGGGGATGTGCCTTCCTCAACGCTGCCGCCGAGCATCCCGACCCCGAGTCCCCAGTGCACAAGGCCGTGCTCGCCCACCGCCAATGGTTCCTGGAAACCGTCACGGAATTGCTGGCCAAGATCCAGGAGACCGGCGCCGAGCCGGCCGCCCGCCACTTCGTGATGATGCGCGACGGCGCCATGGCCGCCGGCTGCCTGTTCGACCCGGTGCTGATCTGCGAGACCTTCCTGCATGGAGTCGAGAGGCTCCTGCAGGTTTATGCCGCCACCGACTACAGCAGGCTGGCGGGCGCCTGAAGCCGCAGGCCTCCGCTCAGGAATGAAGCGGTCGAGCCTCTGTCGGCGGTTGCCGGCCGGATCCCACGGCGCGGCGGCGGTATTTTTCTCACAACCGCTCTGGCTGACCTGGCATGACGGTCGGCCGCGGAGGCACGCTCCGGACTACTTCACGCGCCTGAAACGGTCCTCGGATCCGGCTGGCCAGCCGTAGTACGCATCGGTGATGTAGGCGCAGAACAGCCGTAAGCCGGTCTGGTAGCTGAGCGGCGTGGCATGGCTGACGTTCTTGATCGCGCGCCTCAGCGAAGAAGGCGTCCGCCGCCCTCCATGCCCATAGGCCGGCGTCGGCGAAGCTTCCGAAGCGCCGTACGAGACGCTCACGGGGCTCGATCGTCCCGAAACAGAGGTCGCGGGCCTCCGTGGACTCTCGGTGCTTCAACTTCTGTGGGGATGGATTGAGTGCCGTGCACTGTCGTGCTGGTGCGATGTTCACTTCGGGTCGATGCGGTGCTGGGTGACCCAGTGCTCGAGGTCGTGGACGCTGTAGAGGGTCAGCCGTGATGTCAGCCGGACGAAAGGCGGTCCTGGAGGCGGTCGGGCGGTGCGCCAGCGGCGGATGGTCGATGGATCGACCTTGAGCAGAGCTGCGACTTCTTCAGTCCCCGGCCATCCATGGACGACCGGGGACTTACATTTTCCCAGTGGCGGGAGAGGCGTATGCACTTGTCGCACCGCTCTAGTTGACGGCTCGCGTCCGTCGGCAGCATCCGAGCGGGTGGTTCATCGGCCTTTGGTGGCGGCGGCGGTTGCCCGGTGGTGTCGGGTTTTGTCACGGGATGGACGCTTTGATCAGCGTGGTCGCTGCCGTGTCGATGTCGGTGGGGGTGCTCCAGCGGCCCAGTGACAGCCGCACCGCGGCGAGGGCGTGATCAGCATCCAGTCCCATGGCGGTCAGGACAGGGGAGGGGGTGTGGGTGCCGCTGTGGCAGGCCGATCCGGTGGAGGCCGCAATTTCCGGAGCGACCGTGAGGAGGTCGTGGCCGAGAACGCCGTCGATGCTGACGTTCAGCGTGTTCGGCAGCCGCCGCTCGGCGGATCCGTTGAGGTGCACCCGGCCGGGTAGGCCGTGCGCTAGCCGCTGATGGAGGCCGTCGCGCAGGGCGGCCAGGCGGGCGGGCTCGCCGCTGGCGAGGTCGCGGGCCGCGAGTTCGGCGGCGGTGCCGAGGGCGACGGCCAGGGCGACGTTTTCGGTGCCGGCGCGCAGGCCGCGTTCCTGGCCGCCGCCGTAGACGACCGGCTCCAGCTCCACCCCGTCGCGTATGTACAGGGCGCCCACCCCTTTCGGGGCGTACATCTTGTGCCCGACCACGGTGAGCAGATCCACGCCCAGCGCCTCGACGTCGACGCCGATCTTCCCGACGGCCTGGGCAGCGTCACAATGCAGCAGTGCGCCATGCTGGTGAGCGAGAGCGGCCAGGTCGCTGATCGGCTGCAGGGCGCCGGTCTCGTTGTTGGCGGCCATCACCGACACCAGCACCGTGTCCTCATCAAGCGCCGCGGCCAGCGCGGCCGGCTCCACCAGGCCGTCGCCATCGACCGGCAGCACCGTGACCCGGGCGCCGTGCAGGCGCTGGAGCGCGTGGCAAGTCTGGAGCACGGCCGGGTGCTCGGTGGCCTGGGTGATCACATGCGGGCGCGGGCGGTCGTCTGCGAGGACCGCGCCGCGCAGGGCAAGCAGGTCGGCCTCCGAGCCGGAGGCGGTGAAGAGGACCTCGCGCGGGCGTGCGCCGATCAGTGCGGCGACCTGGCCTCGGGCCTGTTCCAGTGCCGCGCGCGGCTGCTCGCTGTAGGGGTGGCTGCTGGAGGGGTTGCCGAACAGGTCCGTCAGGTGCGGCAGCATCGCCTCGGCCACCCGTGGGTCGACGGGGGTGGTGGCGTTGTAGTCGAGGTAGACCGGTCCGCCGGCCAGTCCCGGATGCGGGATCGTGTGCAGGGACGGGCGGGCGGTCATGCGGGTGCTCCGGTCTCAACGGGCAGCTCGGACAGCCGCCATTCCAGCATGCCGTCGCTGAGGCGGATCGCCCGGCGGCCGTGATCGGTCAGCAGGCGGACCGCGTCGTGGGCGAGCACGCAGTATTCGCCGCGGCAGTAGACGACGATCTCCGTGTCGGCGGGCAATTCGCCGATGCGGTCGGCCAGTTCGGTGACTGGGATGGAGGCGGCGCCCGGGATGTGGCCGGCCAGGTATTCCTCCACCGGCCGTACGTCCAGCACCACCACATCGCCTGCCTGAACGCGGGCGCGCAGTTCCTCCCGGGTGACCTCCACCGCGCCGTCATCGCCGAGGTAAGCATCACGTGCTGGGGGGACGGTGGCCTGGTGGGTCTCGGCGACCTTGCGCAGCAGGGCGAACAACCGGGCGACGTCGTCACCGGCGAGCCGGTAGTGGATACGGACGCCGTCGCGGCGGGCGGTGACGAACCCGGCCTGCTTGAGTGTCTGCAGGTGGGCAGAGGCGGTGGTGAGGTTCAGCCCTGCCGCCCTGGCCAGGGCTTCGACGGTGCGCTCTCCTTGGGCGAGCAGGTCGAGCAGTTCAAGGCGCTTGCCGCTGGCCAGCGCCTTGCCGCTGGCCGCGAACGCCTCATACAGCTGAGCCTTGGCCTCGATGGGGGTTGTCTTGGTCATCCAATCCTCCATTAATCTATGGAATATCGTACATAGCTCAGGGCTGTGATGCGAGACATTCCCGAGCCATCTGTCGGGCGAGATCGTGGAGGACCATCGTGGGATTCGCTGACGACCATCTGATACCGCTGGTCGACGAAGGGCTGGGCAACAGTGCCTACCTGCTTGATCTGGGCGACGGCCGGGCCCTGGCCGTAGACGCCAGTCGTGACCTGCGCGCCCTGCACGCCGCCGCCCGGCGGCGCGGGTTGACAGTGGCGTACGCGGCCGACACCCACTTGCACGCCGACTTCCTGTCCGGCGCCGTTCAACTCGCCCATGATCACGGGGCCACGGTGCTGGCCTCCGCCACCGGGCGCCGCGCCTTCCCACACCGCGGCCTGGTCGACGGCGACGAGGTCGATTTGGGCGGGCTGACCCTGCGTGCGCTGGCCACGCCCGGCCACACTGACGAGCACCTGTCGTACCTGCTGCTCGACGGCGACCAGCAGCTCGGCGTGTTCACCGGCGGATCGCTGATCGTGGACTCCGCCGCCCGCACCGACCTGCTCGGCGCCGACCGCACCGAGGAACTGGCCCGCGCCCAGTACCGGTCCCTGCACCGGCTGGTC from Nonomuraea polychroma encodes the following:
- a CDS encoding FAD-dependent oxidoreductase, which produces MTARHAVVIATGSGALLPDVPGLRDAAPWTSREAAAASAVPRRLPIIGGGVVASEMATAFAALGSSVTMLARDGVLPQAEPFAGERVTESLRDAGVSVRPGAEAASVHRDQAGTVHITMTDDEQVEADEVLVAIGRTPNTQDIGLGVVGLAPGAWLTVDDTLRVVGEDGTPIGDGWLYAAGDVNRRVLLTHQGKYQARAVGDVIVARAKGEEVEDGRWGRHVATADERAVPQVVFTEPEIASVGLTAAAAEAAGIRIRVVDYNLGAVAGSALHADGYRGHARMVVDEDRKVIVGFTLVGPDVAELLHAATIAVVGEVPLDRLWHAVPSFPTVSEVWLRLLEAYSR
- a CDS encoding ArsR/SmtB family transcription factor gives rise to the protein MTKTTPIEAKAQLYEAFAASGKALASGKRLELLDLLAQGERTVEALARAAGLNLTTASAHLQTLKQAGFVTARRDGVRIHYRLAGDDVARLFALLRKVAETHQATVPPARDAYLGDDGAVEVTREELRARVQAGDVVVLDVRPVEEYLAGHIPGAASIPVTELADRIGELPADTEIVVYCRGEYCVLAHDAVRLLTDHGRRAIRLSDGMLEWRLSELPVETGAPA
- a CDS encoding TetR/AcrR family transcriptional regulator, which codes for MRSESEGRPSEARSRLLNTATRLFYTEGIHAVGIDRIVAEAQVTRATLYRHFPGKEDLVLAYLNEVDRAMRGQADEAVAAGLPAADTILALSKSIAQSIQSPGFRGCAFLNAAAEHPDPESPVHKAVLAHRQWFLETVTELLAKIQETGAEPAARHFVMMRDGAMAAGCLFDPVLICETFLHGVERLLQVYAATDYSRLAGA
- a CDS encoding cysteine desulfurase family protein codes for the protein MTARPSLHTIPHPGLAGGPVYLDYNATTPVDPRVAEAMLPHLTDLFGNPSSSHPYSEQPRAALEQARGQVAALIGARPREVLFTASGSEADLLALRGAVLADDRPRPHVITQATEHPAVLQTCHALQRLHGARVTVLPVDGDGLVEPAALAAALDEDTVLVSVMAANNETGALQPISDLAALAHQHGALLHCDAAQAVGKIGVDVEALGVDLLTVVGHKMYAPKGVGALYIRDGVELEPVVYGGGQERGLRAGTENVALAVALGTAAELAARDLASGEPARLAALRDGLHQRLAHGLPGRVHLNGSAERRLPNTLNVSIDGVLGHDLLTVAPEIAASTGSACHSGTHTPSPVLTAMGLDADHALAAVRLSLGRWSTPTDIDTAATTLIKASIP
- a CDS encoding helix-turn-helix transcriptional regulator — protein: MRQVHTPLPPLGKCKSPVVHGWPGTEEVAALLKVDPSTIRRWRTARPPPGPPFVRLTSRLTLYSVHDLEHWVTQHRIDPK